The proteins below come from a single Bacteroidota bacterium genomic window:
- a CDS encoding ABC transporter ATP-binding protein: protein MEKQPLLEVRNLVTEFRTEDETVKAVNDICFTLHKGETIGIVGESGSGKSVTSLSAMRLIPNPPGTITGGEMIFYSKTRGPVDLVKLSEKEMRTFRGNELAMIFQEPMTSLNPVYTCGDQVMEAIMLHQHIGKQQAKEMTISLFKEVQLPRPEIIFDTFPHQISGGQKQRVMIAMAMSCKPSILIADEPTTALDVTVQKTILELMSKLQQEHGMGLLFITHDLGVIAELADRVLVMYKGKIVEQGSVLDIFANPQHPYTKGLLACRPPLNKRLKWLPTVSDFMKVDEVGNMSESAQTIDEVITKLVITDQQREDKHKELYAQKPILQIKNLKTYFPISQGLFGKAKDFVKAVDDVSFDVYPGETLGLVGESGCGKTTLGRTILRLVEPTEGEIIFNGRNIVDLNTKELREIRKDIQIIFQDPYSSLNPRITIGEAIMEPMQVHGILPNDKARKEKVVELLERVNMNPNHFYRYPHEFSGGQRQRICIARALALNPKFIICDESVSALDVSVQAQVLNLLNELRNEFNFTYIFISHDLSVVKYMSDRMVVMNQGKIEEMGDADQIYSNPQTLYTQKLIGAIPKGEIDDIKASMERKNKLRFIIPQSKPTSLQE from the coding sequence ATGGAAAAGCAGCCACTTCTAGAAGTAAGAAACTTAGTTACTGAGTTTAGAACAGAAGACGAGACAGTTAAGGCTGTTAATGATATATGTTTTACATTACACAAAGGTGAAACAATAGGCATTGTAGGAGAATCTGGTTCAGGAAAATCTGTAACTTCACTTTCGGCAATGCGGCTTATTCCCAATCCTCCGGGAACCATTACAGGTGGTGAAATGATTTTTTATTCTAAAACTCGTGGCCCTGTTGATCTTGTAAAGCTTTCTGAGAAAGAAATGAGAACTTTCAGGGGGAATGAACTAGCCATGATTTTCCAGGAACCAATGACCTCTTTGAACCCTGTTTATACCTGTGGAGATCAGGTTATGGAAGCCATAATGCTACATCAGCATATTGGTAAACAGCAGGCAAAAGAAATGACAATTTCTCTTTTCAAGGAAGTTCAACTTCCTCGTCCTGAAATAATTTTCGATACCTTTCCACATCAAATTTCCGGTGGGCAGAAACAAAGGGTGATGATTGCAATGGCAATGTCATGTAAACCTTCAATTTTAATTGCAGATGAACCAACTACCGCTTTAGATGTAACTGTACAAAAGACAATTCTTGAACTTATGAGCAAATTACAGCAGGAACATGGTATGGGCCTGCTATTCATTACTCATGATCTTGGTGTAATTGCTGAACTTGCTGACAGAGTATTGGTGATGTACAAAGGTAAAATTGTAGAGCAAGGTTCTGTCCTGGACATTTTTGCAAACCCCCAACATCCATATACAAAAGGCCTTTTGGCTTGTCGGCCTCCATTAAATAAACGCTTGAAATGGCTTCCTACAGTTTCCGATTTCATGAAAGTGGATGAAGTAGGAAACATGTCTGAAAGTGCACAAACTATTGATGAAGTTATAACTAAGCTTGTTATTACTGACCAGCAGCGTGAGGATAAACACAAGGAACTATATGCTCAAAAGCCCATCCTTCAAATAAAAAACCTGAAAACTTATTTTCCAATAAGCCAGGGATTATTTGGAAAGGCTAAAGATTTTGTAAAAGCTGTTGATGATGTTTCTTTTGATGTTTATCCAGGGGAAACGCTTGGCCTTGTGGGTGAATCAGGATGTGGAAAAACAACATTGGGAAGAACAATTTTAAGATTAGTTGAACCTACAGAGGGTGAAATTATTTTCAACGGACGTAACATTGTTGATTTGAATACCAAAGAACTTCGTGAGATTAGAAAAGACATACAAATAATTTTCCAGGATCCTTATTCTTCATTAAATCCAAGAATTACCATTGGGGAGGCAATTATGGAACCAATGCAAGTGCATGGTATATTACCAAATGATAAAGCAAGGAAAGAAAAAGTAGTAGAATTATTAGAACGGGTAAACATGAATCCAAATCATTTTTACCGATATCCACATGAATTTTCAGGTGGACAACGTCAACGTATTTGTATTGCCAGGGCTTTGGCCCTTAATCCTAAATTTATCATCTGTGATGAATCCGTTTCGGCACTTGATGTTTCTGTTCAGGCACAGGTTCTGAACCTGCTTAATGAGCTACGAAATGAGTTTAATTTTACCTATATTTTTATTTCCCACGATTTATCTGTTGTAAAATACATGTCTGATCGTATGGTTGTGATGAATCAGGGGAAAATTGAGGAAATGGGTGATGCTGATCAGATTTATTCAAATCCACAAACTTTATATACTCAAAAACTTATTGGAGCAATTCCAAAAGGAGAAATTGATGATATTAAAGCTTCAATGGAAAGAAAAAACAAATTGAGATTTATCATTCCTCAAAGTAAGCCAACTTCTCTTCAGGAGTAA
- the recJ gene encoding single-stranded-DNA-specific exonuclease RecJ, translating into MQLLNKIRQKRWLVKEPGSQLSIERISSELNIDPILANLLVQRKITDFEQAKSFFRPSLDHLHDPFLMKDMDKAVNRLMLALKSGEKILVYGDYDVDGTTSVALVYSFISSFYPAVDYYIPDRYSEGYGISFQGIDYAFENNFSLIIALDCGIKSNDKVEYANTKGVDFIICDHHLPGEILPDASAVLDPKRLDCNYPFKELSGCGIGFKLVQAYCEKKHIAFSNLIQYLDLTAISIASDIVPIVGENRVLAHFGLEQLNKNPRPGILALLLKNNINRTLTITDVVFIIGPRINAAGRISSGKKAVEMLISKEKELAESTGLIIDANNIKRKELDKSITQQALEMISTDEDLINRKTTVLYHQDWHKGVIGIVASRLTETYYRPTILLAQSNGFATGSARSVKDFDVHNAIDKCSELLEQFGGHKYAAGLTIKLENIKAFSEKFEKIVDELIDEELLIPRIEIDAKLELSEISVKFMRILKQLAPFGPENMSPVFVSQGVVCKENTTRILKDLHLKINVFQPNNPSVSFAAIGFNMAEHENKMRSGEPFDICYSIEENHFMGEVTLQLHLKDLRY; encoded by the coding sequence ATGCAGTTACTTAATAAAATTAGACAAAAAAGATGGCTTGTAAAAGAGCCTGGAAGTCAATTGTCTATTGAAAGAATTTCGAGTGAATTAAATATAGATCCAATATTAGCAAATTTGCTTGTTCAAAGAAAAATCACTGATTTTGAACAAGCAAAATCCTTTTTTCGTCCCTCCCTTGATCATTTACACGACCCCTTTTTAATGAAGGATATGGATAAGGCTGTAAATAGATTGATGCTAGCATTAAAGAGTGGAGAAAAAATATTGGTTTATGGGGATTATGACGTTGATGGAACAACCTCAGTTGCATTGGTGTATTCATTCATTTCATCCTTTTATCCTGCCGTAGATTATTATATACCCGATCGCTATTCCGAAGGTTACGGCATTTCATTTCAAGGAATTGATTATGCCTTTGAAAATAATTTTTCATTGATCATTGCCCTTGATTGCGGAATTAAATCAAATGATAAAGTTGAATATGCAAATACAAAGGGCGTTGATTTTATTATATGTGATCATCATCTTCCCGGTGAAATACTCCCTGATGCATCAGCTGTTTTGGATCCCAAAAGATTAGATTGCAATTATCCTTTTAAAGAGTTATCAGGATGTGGAATAGGTTTTAAATTAGTGCAGGCATATTGTGAAAAAAAGCATATTGCTTTTAGCAATCTAATTCAATACCTGGATTTGACGGCTATAAGCATAGCTTCGGATATTGTACCTATTGTAGGAGAGAACAGGGTTCTGGCACATTTTGGCTTGGAGCAATTAAATAAAAATCCGCGACCAGGTATTTTAGCACTTCTTTTAAAAAACAACATTAATAGAACACTTACAATTACAGATGTGGTTTTTATTATAGGGCCCAGAATAAATGCGGCAGGGAGAATTTCCAGTGGAAAAAAAGCGGTGGAAATGTTAATATCCAAGGAAAAGGAACTTGCTGAGTCTACAGGTTTAATCATTGATGCAAACAATATTAAAAGAAAGGAACTGGATAAAAGCATTACTCAACAGGCATTAGAAATGATTTCAACTGATGAAGATTTGATAAACAGGAAAACCACTGTTTTATACCATCAGGATTGGCATAAAGGTGTAATTGGAATAGTTGCTTCCAGGCTTACAGAAACCTATTACCGGCCTACTATTCTATTGGCTCAGTCAAATGGATTTGCCACAGGTTCTGCACGTTCTGTAAAAGACTTTGATGTTCATAATGCCATAGACAAGTGCAGTGAACTCCTGGAACAATTTGGAGGGCATAAATATGCAGCAGGGCTTACCATAAAGCTGGAAAACATAAAGGCTTTTAGTGAAAAATTTGAAAAGATAGTGGATGAATTAATTGATGAAGAACTGCTGATTCCAAGAATAGAAATTGATGCAAAGCTTGAATTATCAGAAATTTCTGTAAAGTTCATGAGAATTCTAAAACAGTTAGCCCCTTTCGGTCCGGAAAATATGAGTCCTGTGTTTGTTTCACAAGGCGTGGTTTGCAAAGAAAACACAACCAGAATTTTAAAAGATCTTCATTTGAAAATAAATGTTTTTCAACCAAATAATCCTTCTGTAAGTTTCGCTGCAATTGGCTTTAATATGGCTGAACATGAAAATAAAATGAGAAGCGGTGAGCCTTTTGATATTTGCTACTCTATTGAAGAAAATCATTTTATGGGAGAAGTAACACTACAGCTTCATCTAAAAGATCTACGCTATTAA
- a CDS encoding VOC family protein translates to MKINRIKETCLYVKNLESTEKFYTQIIGLVTYSKVVGKHIFFKAGDSMLLCFLKGVTKEQSNLPSHYAEGKIHYAFEVDVDEYENCRNKIKLSHIKIEHEQSWKNNLKSFYFRDPDLHLVEILQAGIW, encoded by the coding sequence ATGAAAATCAACCGTATAAAAGAAACCTGTCTTTACGTGAAAAATCTGGAAAGCACTGAAAAATTTTACACTCAAATTATAGGCCTTGTTACATACAGCAAGGTAGTGGGAAAACATATTTTTTTTAAAGCAGGAGACTCAATGTTGCTTTGTTTTTTAAAAGGAGTTACCAAGGAACAAAGCAATCTTCCATCACATTATGCAGAGGGGAAAATACATTATGCTTTTGAAGTAGATGTAGATGAATATGAAAATTGCAGGAATAAAATAAAATTATCCCATATAAAAATCGAACATGAACAAAGTTGGAAAAACAATTTAAAGTCCTTTTATTTCAGGGATCCTGATTTACATTTGGTAGAAATTTTACAGGCAGGGATTTGGTAG
- a CDS encoding carboxypeptidase regulatory-like domain-containing protein has translation MLKNQQYIFFALIVFQFLLSCKKKDCNKVLEKGSVYDETTNKPIADATVILIANKSGCFSCSGGFVTKTIKTDKNGHFLMEFEGSSDYYYTMKAIKEKYYDSVEGGARDECSPDKRKKTLLYINPEAYLKLHIKNTQPFDESDSFLLGFYTDLYGNSIERLIGVSIDSII, from the coding sequence ATGCTAAAAAATCAACAATATATCTTTTTTGCTCTGATTGTCTTCCAATTCCTGCTCTCCTGCAAAAAGAAAGACTGCAACAAGGTATTAGAGAAAGGTTCTGTTTATGACGAAACTACGAACAAGCCCATAGCGGATGCCACAGTTATATTAATTGCAAATAAAAGTGGATGTTTTAGCTGTTCTGGAGGATTTGTTACCAAAACAATAAAAACCGATAAGAATGGTCATTTCTTAATGGAGTTTGAAGGTTCCTCCGATTACTACTATACTATGAAGGCAATTAAAGAAAAATATTATGATTCTGTGGAAGGAGGGGCAAGAGATGAATGTTCGCCAGACAAAAGGAAAAAAACACTGCTTTATATTAATCCGGAGGCTTACTTGAAGCTTCATATTAAAAACACACAACCTTTTGATGAGAGTGATAGCTTTTTATTAGGATTTTATACAGATTTATATGGAAATAGTATCGAACGTTTGATCGGAGTATCTATAGATAGTATTATATAA
- a CDS encoding serine hydrolase, translating into MKALKKILAVVFLVIALANVLVFVSGNTHLYKAIANTYFKGRSGPSITEYGIFSSREIKNGTPQPWNLSTKYNTGKIDESLKEQMEALETVSLLVIRDDSINFEQYYDGFDKDMKSNSFSMAKTIVGILTGVALKEGQIKSLDQPVGDFLPEFKEGKKSKIKIRHLLTMSAGMDFDEDYKSPFAYPALAYYGTDLRSLTLKYNALEEPGTIFRYLSGDTQLLAFVLAEATGKTISDYASEKLWKPMGAEHPAFWNLDSENGVEKAYCCFISNARDFARLGKLYLNWGNWHGKQIVDSTFVAESIIPAKLVDKQGNSNKNYGLKWWLVKYKEMPIFYARGILGQYIICIPQMNMIIVRLGHKREVTLPGNHPSDLFVYIDAALQAQN; encoded by the coding sequence ATGAAAGCACTGAAAAAAATATTGGCGGTAGTATTCCTTGTAATTGCTCTTGCAAATGTTCTGGTTTTTGTTTCGGGTAATACACATTTGTATAAAGCCATTGCCAACACTTATTTTAAAGGCCGCTCGGGACCTAGTATTACAGAATATGGAATTTTTTCGAGCCGGGAAATAAAAAATGGAACACCCCAGCCGTGGAATTTAAGTACAAAGTACAACACTGGCAAAATAGATGAAAGCCTAAAGGAGCAAATGGAAGCTTTGGAAACTGTATCTCTTCTAGTGATCCGGGATGATTCAATAAATTTCGAACAATACTATGATGGATTTGATAAGGACATGAAATCAAATTCTTTTTCAATGGCAAAAACTATTGTTGGAATATTAACAGGAGTGGCTTTAAAAGAAGGTCAAATCAAAAGCCTTGACCAACCAGTGGGAGATTTTTTGCCGGAATTTAAGGAGGGGAAAAAATCCAAAATAAAAATCCGTCATTTATTAACAATGAGTGCAGGAATGGATTTTGATGAAGATTACAAAAGTCCATTTGCTTATCCTGCCCTGGCTTATTATGGTACAGATTTACGATCCCTTACTTTAAAATACAATGCATTGGAAGAGCCTGGGACCATATTCAGGTATTTGAGCGGAGATACCCAGCTTCTGGCTTTTGTGCTAGCTGAGGCCACAGGTAAAACAATAAGCGATTACGCTTCAGAAAAATTATGGAAACCCATGGGTGCCGAACATCCTGCTTTTTGGAATCTTGATTCTGAAAATGGCGTTGAAAAAGCATACTGTTGCTTTATTTCAAACGCACGTGATTTTGCAAGACTCGGGAAATTGTATTTAAACTGGGGCAATTGGCATGGAAAACAAATTGTTGACTCTACTTTTGTAGCTGAATCTATAATACCTGCAAAATTGGTTGATAAACAAGGAAACAGCAACAAAAATTATGGTTTAAAATGGTGGTTGGTAAAATATAAGGAAATGCCAATATTTTATGCTCGTGGAATTCTTGGCCAGTATATTATTTGTATTCCTCAAATGAACATGATTATTGTGAGGCTAGGACATAAAAGAGAAGTAACTTTACCGGGAAACCACCCCTCAGATTTATTTGTATATATTGATGCGGCTTTACAGGCCCAAAATTAA
- the lipB gene encoding lipoyl(octanoyl) transferase LipB produces MQRVEFRDLGLIDYKQAWDLQEKIFQQIISEKVKNRELLPEQQKKTPGYLLFCEHPHVFTLGKSGSVDNLLIDEKGLAEKNATYYKINRGGDITYHGPGQLVGYPILDLDNFFTDIHKYLRYLEEAIILTLAEYGIEAGRFPGYTGVWLEPENPEKARKICAMGVRCSRWVTMHGFAFNVNTSLDYFNLIVPCGIKDKDVTSMKKELNGDVDIIEVKNKLKSHLETLFHMALFD; encoded by the coding sequence ATGCAGCGAGTAGAATTCAGGGATCTTGGATTAATTGATTATAAGCAAGCCTGGGACCTGCAGGAGAAAATTTTTCAACAAATAATTTCAGAAAAAGTAAAAAACAGGGAACTCCTTCCAGAACAACAAAAAAAAACGCCCGGCTACTTACTATTTTGTGAACATCCCCATGTTTTCACCCTTGGAAAAAGTGGCTCAGTAGACAATCTGCTTATTGATGAAAAGGGATTGGCAGAAAAAAATGCAACTTATTATAAAATCAACAGAGGGGGCGATATTACTTATCATGGTCCAGGTCAACTTGTGGGTTACCCCATTCTTGATTTAGATAATTTTTTTACAGATATTCACAAGTACTTGCGTTATCTTGAAGAAGCAATTATTCTAACACTTGCTGAATATGGAATAGAGGCTGGCCGTTTTCCTGGCTATACAGGCGTTTGGCTTGAGCCAGAAAATCCTGAAAAAGCGAGGAAGATTTGTGCCATGGGAGTAAGATGTAGCAGGTGGGTAACCATGCATGGTTTTGCCTTTAATGTAAACACCAGCCTTGATTATTTCAACCTGATTGTTCCTTGTGGTATAAAGGATAAGGATGTAACCTCAATGAAAAAAGAACTTAATGGAGATGTTGATATCATTGAGGTTAAAAATAAATTAAAATCACATTTGGAAACACTTTTCCATATGGCCCTTTTTGATTAA
- a CDS encoding 3'-5' exonuclease, which translates to MLEQLNLENILFLDIETVPEYETYQILPEELKLLWGQKASFLSKDGSTPEDIYDRAGIYAEFGKIVCISTGILTRENNWRFRMKSFSGEDEKQLLSDFIELLNSHYNKPKHLLCAHSGKEFDFPFIARRILINGLKLPAALAIAGKKPWEIPHLDTLELWKFGDYKHYSSLNLLAAIFGIPTPKDDINGKDVCKVFYEQKNLERIVAYCQKDVLTVAQLILKYRGENIIDGQNVTIVKG; encoded by the coding sequence ATGCTAGAGCAATTGAATTTGGAAAATATTCTTTTTCTTGATATTGAAACAGTTCCTGAATACGAAACCTACCAAATACTTCCAGAGGAATTAAAACTTTTATGGGGACAAAAGGCTTCCTTTCTTTCAAAAGACGGATCAACACCTGAAGATATTTATGACAGAGCTGGCATTTATGCTGAGTTTGGAAAAATTGTATGCATTTCAACAGGAATTTTAACCAGGGAAAACAACTGGCGTTTTAGGATGAAATCTTTTTCCGGAGAGGATGAAAAGCAGTTGTTAAGCGATTTTATCGAATTGTTAAACAGCCATTACAACAAACCAAAACATCTTTTATGTGCACACAGTGGTAAAGAATTTGATTTTCCTTTTATAGCTAGAAGGATCTTAATAAATGGACTTAAATTACCAGCCGCTTTAGCTATCGCAGGGAAAAAACCTTGGGAAATCCCTCATCTTGACACCCTGGAACTGTGGAAATTTGGAGATTACAAACACTATAGTTCATTAAACCTTCTTGCAGCAATCTTTGGAATTCCTACTCCCAAGGACGATATTAATGGCAAGGATGTTTGTAAAGTTTTCTATGAGCAGAAAAATCTGGAAAGAATTGTTGCCTATTGCCAAAAAGATGTATTAACAGTAGCGCAATTGATTTTAAAATATAGGGGCGAAAATATTATTGATGGCCAGAACGTTACAATAGTTAAGGGCTAA
- a CDS encoding PorP/SprF family type IX secretion system membrane protein, translated as MKINIFFTAAFLLLCQAAKSQDFHLSQYDAATLYSNPALTGMYLGDKKTDYRIYGDFRQQWRSLGKPFNTGYLAYDRVHKRYGIGGYIINNRAGNSSFNNLNFMLSGAYQIMDDPTEKHFLSAGLQLGVFQKSFNPQSMLFDNQYSSTADGGFDPGLSSGEYFDRTSLLKLDGNLGIYYKYRDEEKKVKPFGGFSIYHFTMPNESFTAQKSRMPMRFVFSAGSDITINNEISVSPLVLFMMQAKATELNIGALAYYKLKDTEYDIIFGLGYRNKDAIIIHAGVKQGANVYRISYDINSSYLGAYTGRRGAFEISAIYSGVISRIAKTSI; from the coding sequence ATGAAGATAAATATATTTTTTACAGCAGCTTTTTTATTGCTTTGTCAAGCAGCAAAATCACAGGATTTTCACCTTTCCCAGTATGATGCCGCTACCTTATATTCCAATCCTGCATTAACAGGAATGTATTTAGGGGATAAAAAAACAGATTACCGTATTTATGGCGATTTTCGTCAACAATGGCGATCACTGGGTAAGCCATTTAATACAGGTTATTTGGCTTATGACAGGGTGCATAAACGATACGGAATCGGTGGTTACATAATTAATAACCGGGCAGGTAATTCTAGTTTCAATAATTTAAATTTCATGCTCTCTGGCGCATATCAAATAATGGATGATCCAACTGAAAAGCATTTTCTTTCTGCAGGATTGCAATTAGGTGTTTTTCAAAAGAGTTTTAATCCTCAGAGTATGTTGTTTGATAATCAATATTCTTCAACTGCTGATGGAGGATTTGATCCAGGATTATCCAGTGGAGAGTATTTTGACAGAACCAGTCTTCTTAAACTTGATGGAAATTTGGGGATCTACTATAAATACCGTGACGAAGAAAAGAAAGTTAAGCCATTTGGTGGATTCTCAATTTATCACTTTACTATGCCTAATGAATCCTTTACTGCCCAGAAGAGCCGCATGCCAATGCGCTTTGTTTTCTCGGCAGGTTCTGATATCACAATTAATAATGAAATTTCAGTAAGCCCTCTTGTTTTATTTATGATGCAGGCAAAAGCAACTGAATTGAATATCGGTGCACTTGCATATTATAAGTTAAAAGATACCGAATATGATATTATTTTTGGCCTTGGATACAGGAATAAGGATGCAATAATAATTCATGCAGGAGTAAAGCAGGGAGCAAATGTGTATAGGATCAGTTATGATATTAATTCTTCCTACCTGGGAGCCTACACAGGAAGAAGGGGTGCATTCGAAATTTCAGCTATTTATTCCGGAGTAATAAGCAGAATTGCAAAAACCAGTATTTAA
- a CDS encoding bifunctional phosphoglucose/phosphomannose isomerase, with amino-acid sequence MFELITNFPQQLREAIKIGESASLTKAKVPISNIVISGLGGSGIGGSIASQLFEKESPVPITVNNKYFLPAFVNSNTLVIISSYSGNTEETISCMKEAMKKSAKIVCITSGGAIAEMAINNKLDFIKIPGGNPPRTCLGYSLTQLMYILSFYGIISPSFKEKLNAAIELIIDQKPQIIVESKAVAAKLLHKLPVIYSVSSGEAISIRFRQQLNENAKVLCWHHVFPELNHNELVGWTEKNENMAVVIFRNNTDFIRNQNRIEISKQIIARYTSTIIEIFSKGESNIEHAIYLIHLGDWISYFLADLKGIDAVEVKVIDLLKSELLKS; translated from the coding sequence ATGTTCGAACTAATAACAAATTTTCCACAACAACTCCGGGAAGCAATAAAGATAGGAGAAAGTGCAAGTTTAACAAAGGCCAAAGTACCCATATCCAATATAGTGATATCAGGACTTGGGGGGTCAGGGATTGGAGGAAGCATTGCATCACAATTGTTTGAAAAGGAAAGTCCTGTTCCAATTACTGTAAACAATAAATATTTTCTACCAGCCTTCGTTAATAGTAATACTCTGGTTATTATTTCTTCCTATTCCGGAAATACTGAAGAAACTATCTCTTGTATGAAGGAGGCAATGAAGAAAAGTGCAAAAATTGTTTGCATTACTTCAGGAGGAGCAATTGCAGAAATGGCAATTAACAACAAACTTGATTTTATTAAAATTCCAGGTGGAAATCCTCCACGCACATGTCTTGGTTATTCATTAACCCAGTTAATGTATATTCTTTCTTTCTATGGAATCATAAGTCCATCCTTTAAAGAAAAATTAAATGCAGCCATTGAATTAATCATTGATCAAAAACCTCAAATTATTGTAGAATCCAAGGCAGTTGCTGCAAAACTTTTACATAAATTACCTGTTATATATTCTGTTTCATCCGGAGAAGCCATTTCAATTCGATTTAGGCAACAACTCAATGAAAATGCGAAGGTACTTTGCTGGCACCATGTTTTTCCAGAACTCAACCACAATGAACTTGTTGGCTGGACAGAAAAAAACGAGAACATGGCTGTTGTAATTTTCAGAAACAACACCGACTTTATAAGGAACCAAAACAGAATTGAAATATCAAAACAAATAATTGCACGTTATACTTCTACAATAATTGAAATATTTTCAAAGGGCGAATCCAATATAGAGCATGCCATTTACCTGATTCATTTGGGAGATTGGATATCCTATTTCCTTGCAGATTTAAAAGGCATTGATGCAGTAGAGGTTAAAGTTATCGACCTATTGAAATCAGAGTTATTAAAAAGTTGA